The following are encoded in a window of Armatimonadota bacterium genomic DNA:
- a CDS encoding NAD(P)-dependent oxidoreductase, with protein MIDRIESLQQLEDMLSEPTEGVIKTLARLEGDVLILGVGGKMGPSLARMVKRASDAAGVSRRIIGVDIFPSSEQESKLREVGIETIKCNLLDPDDLAKLPDASNVVFMVGMKFGTTGQEALTWAVNAFLPGMVCQKYKNSRMIVFSTGNVYGLSPVTLGGSVETAPPNPEGEYATSALGRERIFEHFSLNFGIPIAIIRLNYAVEMRYGVLVDIAQKVWSGEEIDLTMGNVNVIWQGDAIAMALQSFDYVASPPFVINITGPEILSVRRIAWDFAGLMDKLVEFSGAESPDALLSNGQLGHRLFGYPRVPVQQMIRWIADWVMRGGETLGKPTHFETRDGKF; from the coding sequence TTGATTGATAGAATTGAAAGCCTTCAGCAGCTCGAAGATATGCTTAGCGAGCCAACTGAAGGAGTGATTAAAACACTTGCAAGGCTGGAGGGGGACGTTCTCATCCTTGGAGTTGGCGGCAAGATGGGCCCAAGCCTTGCGCGAATGGTAAAGCGTGCTTCGGATGCTGCTGGGGTGAGCCGTCGGATAATCGGTGTAGACATTTTTCCATCATCTGAGCAGGAATCGAAGCTTCGTGAGGTTGGTATCGAAACAATAAAGTGCAACTTGCTTGACCCCGATGATTTGGCTAAACTCCCCGATGCTTCTAATGTTGTCTTCATGGTTGGCATGAAATTTGGCACGACCGGCCAAGAGGCGTTAACTTGGGCTGTCAATGCATTTTTGCCTGGCATGGTATGCCAGAAGTATAAGAACAGCCGGATGATTGTATTTTCAACAGGAAATGTCTATGGTCTTTCGCCTGTGACTCTGGGTGGTTCAGTAGAAACAGCGCCGCCTAATCCTGAGGGCGAGTATGCAACAAGCGCTCTAGGGCGCGAACGCATTTTTGAGCATTTCAGCCTTAATTTCGGCATTCCCATAGCAATTATCAGGCTTAACTATGCGGTCGAGATGCGATATGGTGTTCTAGTTGACATAGCCCAAAAGGTATGGTCGGGCGAGGAAATTGACCTTACAATGGGAAATGTGAACGTAATCTGGCAGGGCGATGCCATCGCAATGGCTTTGCAGTCGTTTGACTATGTGGCTAGTCCACCTTTTGTAATAAACATAACCGGTCCGGAAATCCTAAGCGTTCGGCGAATTGCATGGGATTTTGCCGGATTAATGGATAAACTAGTTGAATTTTCCGGTGCGGAATCACCCGATGCGCTGCTTAGCAATGGACAGCTAGGACATCGTCTCTTTGGGTATCCGAGGGTTCCAGTACAACAAATGATACGATGGATTGC